In the genome of Macrobrachium nipponense isolate FS-2020 chromosome 34, ASM1510439v2, whole genome shotgun sequence, one region contains:
- the LOC135208100 gene encoding uncharacterized protein LOC135208100, with product MASNHKYKWDSTQTMLLIQHYERFPELWNVALKEYRDKEKKAVAVKEISELLNVSEAEIARKWHNLRCQMNNEIRKMKVKKSGVGADDVLVKSKWEYFDSLHFMIGCVKPQETIVTNMVSETLRNTNKHIIILNVYVAINHENSLFGEYVASELRQLRSIENRKRLKRTIMKAIIEIGEKEDHEFSSPTSTPVLQSSYTDLTDKDLIP from the exons ATGGCATCTAACCATAAATACAAATGGGATAGCACTCAGACAATGCTTTTAATCCAGCACTACGAAAGATTCCCTGAACTTTGGAATGTAGCATTGAAAGAGTACAGggacaaagaaaagaaagcggttgctgtaaaagaaatatcagagctttTAAATGTTAGTGAGGCTGAAATAGCGAGAAAGTGGCACAATCTGCGGTGCcaaatgaacaatgaaataaggaaaatgaaagtaaagaagAGTGGAGTGGGTGCAGATGATGTACTGGTGAAAAGCAAATGGGAATATTTTGACTCTCTTCACTTCATGATTGGATGTGTGAAACCCCAAGAAACTATTGTTACAAACATGGTAAGTGAAACAT taagaaacacaaacaaacacataattatattaaatgtGTATGTGGCGATAAATCATGAAAACTCGTTGTTTGGAGAATATGTTGCATCCGAACTGCGTCAATTACGTTCCATCGAAAATAGGAAAAGACTGAAACGTACGATCATGAAAGCAATAATAGAAATTGGAGAAAAAGAGGACCATGAATTCTCATCCCCTACTTCTACCCCTGTACTTCAAAGTTCATACACTGATTTGACAGATAAAGACTTAATTCCTTGA